From one Streptomyces sp. Q6 genomic stretch:
- a CDS encoding GntR family transcriptional regulator yields MTFGEQPAYLRVAGDLRKKIVSGSLPPHTRLPSQAKIREEYGVSDTVALEARKVLMAEGLVEGRSGSGTYVRERPVPRRVARSGYRVTSGSTPFRQEQSDPAARGTWESRSDQAEADAEVADRLDIRVGDRVMRTKYVYRDAGEAMMLATSWEPLAVTGRTPVMLPEEGPLGGCGVVERMAAIDVIVDNVTEEVAARPGLAEELSALGGVPGHVVLVIHRTFFASGRPVETADVVVPADRYRIAYHLPVK; encoded by the coding sequence GTGACATTCGGTGAGCAGCCGGCGTACCTGCGCGTCGCGGGTGATCTCCGTAAGAAGATCGTCAGTGGCTCGCTGCCGCCGCACACCCGCCTCCCCTCCCAGGCCAAGATCCGTGAGGAGTACGGGGTTTCGGACACCGTCGCCCTGGAGGCGCGCAAGGTCCTGATGGCCGAGGGTCTCGTCGAGGGCCGTTCCGGGTCGGGCACGTACGTCCGTGAGCGTCCCGTGCCGCGCCGCGTCGCCCGCTCCGGATACCGCGTCACCAGCGGCTCCACCCCGTTCCGCCAGGAGCAGTCCGACCCGGCGGCGCGCGGCACCTGGGAGTCGCGCAGCGATCAGGCCGAGGCCGACGCGGAGGTCGCCGACCGGCTCGACATCCGCGTCGGCGACCGCGTGATGCGCACCAAGTACGTGTACCGGGACGCGGGCGAGGCGATGATGCTCGCCACCTCCTGGGAGCCCCTCGCGGTCACCGGCCGCACGCCCGTGATGCTCCCCGAGGAGGGCCCGCTCGGCGGCTGCGGCGTCGTCGAGCGCATGGCGGCGATCGACGTGATCGTGGACAACGTGACGGAGGAGGTGGCCGCCCGCCCCGGTCTCGCCGAGGAGTTGAGCGCGCTCGGCGGTGTGCCGGGGCATGTCGTCCTCGTCATCCACCGGACGTTCTTCGCGTCGGGCCGACCGGTCGAGACGGCCGACGTCGTCGTCCCCGCCGACCGCTACCGCATCGCGTATCACCTGCCGGTGAAGTGA